One region of Candidatus Obscuribacterales bacterium genomic DNA includes:
- a CDS encoding homoserine dehydrogenase has translation MGFKVGLLGLGTVGTGTVDIMLHPEQRHPLVGQLELHQVGVRSLDKPRQVAVPTDILTTDLEAIVTSPEVDIVVELIGGLEPARSLILKAIAHGKHVVTANKAVIARYGDEIFTAAEKAGVYVLLEAAVGGGIPVIEPLKQSLSANRIQSILGIINGTTNYILTRMTQEGGDFAEILADAQQLGYAEADPTADVDGLDAADKIAILASLAFGGRVKRSEVYCEGIRRVSAADIAYAEKLGFAIKLLAIAKRDDDAPALLDKFQQADHLQIRVHPTLVPKSHPLASVNQVYNAILIEGDPVGEVMFFGPGAGAGPTASAVVSDILNIAAILTVDRAGPSSDRKPLDPLLACAHQHYCTLAPMDDLVTRFYARLITHDYPGVIGQLGTCFGQHQVSLESVVQTDVKGDRAEIVVVTHDVREGNMNQALEEIRGFDAVEDVASVLRVL, from the coding sequence GTGGGATTTAAGGTAGGTTTATTAGGGCTGGGAACGGTAGGAACCGGAACCGTAGATATTATGCTGCATCCAGAGCAGCGCCATCCCTTGGTGGGGCAGTTAGAGCTGCATCAAGTGGGGGTGCGATCGCTGGATAAACCTCGTCAGGTTGCAGTTCCCACCGATATCCTCACGACAGACCTAGAGGCGATTGTGACTAGTCCTGAGGTGGATATTGTGGTGGAGCTAATCGGCGGGCTAGAACCGGCGCGATCGCTAATCCTCAAAGCGATCGCCCATGGGAAGCATGTGGTCACGGCCAACAAAGCGGTGATTGCTCGCTATGGCGATGAAATTTTTACCGCTGCGGAAAAGGCTGGGGTGTATGTGCTACTGGAGGCGGCGGTGGGGGGCGGCATTCCGGTGATTGAACCCCTGAAACAATCCCTGAGCGCTAACCGCATTCAGAGCATCCTGGGCATTATCAACGGCACCACCAACTACATCCTCACCCGCATGACCCAGGAGGGTGGTGACTTTGCTGAAATCCTCGCCGATGCCCAACAGCTTGGCTATGCCGAAGCTGACCCCACCGCTGACGTGGATGGTCTTGATGCGGCGGATAAAATTGCCATTTTGGCCTCCCTCGCCTTTGGCGGACGCGTAAAGCGATCGGAGGTGTATTGCGAAGGTATCCGTCGGGTGAGTGCTGCCGACATTGCCTACGCCGAAAAACTGGGCTTTGCCATCAAGCTCCTCGCGATCGCCAAACGGGATGATGATGCCCCAGCCCTGTTGGATAAGTTCCAGCAAGCCGATCATCTGCAAATTCGCGTCCATCCTACCCTGGTGCCCAAGAGCCATCCCCTGGCCAGCGTCAATCAGGTTTATAACGCCATTTTGATTGAAGGCGATCCGGTGGGAGAGGTGATGTTCTTTGGCCCAGGAGCAGGGGCAGGGCCGACTGCCAGTGCGGTGGTATCCGACATTTTGAACATTGCCGCCATCCTCACGGTGGATCGAGCTGGGCCGAGCAGCGATCGCAAACCCCTTGACCCACTCCTGGCCTGTGCCCATCAGCACTACTGCACCCTGGCCCCCATGGATGACCTCGTCACCCGCTTCTATGCTCGCCTGATCACCCATGATTACCCCGGCGTGATCGGTCAACTTGGCACCTGTTTTGGTCAGCATCAGGTCAGTCTAGAGTCTGTGGTGCAAACCGATGTGAAGGGCGATCGCGCTGAAATTGTGGTGGTTACCCATGATGTGCGAGAAGGCAATATGAATCAGGCGCTGGAGGAGATCCGTGGGTTTGATGCGGTGGAAGACGTGGCCAGCGTTCTGCGGGTGCTGTAG